In one window of Paracoccus saliphilus DNA:
- the fba gene encoding class II fructose-bisphosphate aldolase (catalyzes the reversible aldol condensation of dihydroxyacetonephosphate and glyceraldehyde 3-phosphate in the Calvin cycle, glycolysis, and/or gluconeogenesis), which translates to MAMITLRQLLDHAAEHGYAVPAFNINNMEQGLAVMTAAQATDSPVILQASRGARAYANDLVLAGLIDGFARAFPDIPVCMHLDHGNNLATCATAIQNGFTSVMMDGSLREDGSTPADYAYNSGITAEVVRMAHACGVSVEGELGVLGSLETGMGDQEDGHGATEKLEEDQLLTDPAEAERFVTDTGVDALAVAMGTSHGAYKFTRQPDGDILAMHVIEEIHRRLPNTHLVMHGSSSVPEDLQRIINDHGGDIRPTWGVPVEEIQRGIRSGVRKVNIDTDNRLAMTAAIRKTLATDPSEFDPRKYLKPAMAMMAEVCKARFEAFGTAGHASRIRPLPLAAMARRY; encoded by the coding sequence ATGGCCATGATCACCCTCCGCCAGCTTCTCGATCACGCAGCCGAGCACGGCTACGCGGTTCCCGCCTTCAATATCAATAACATGGAACAGGGGCTGGCGGTGATGACCGCCGCTCAGGCCACCGACTCGCCGGTCATCCTGCAGGCCAGCCGGGGCGCGCGCGCCTATGCCAATGACCTGGTGTTGGCCGGTCTGATCGACGGTTTCGCCCGCGCTTTCCCCGATATCCCGGTCTGCATGCATCTGGATCACGGCAACAACCTGGCGACCTGCGCCACCGCGATCCAGAACGGCTTCACCAGCGTGATGATGGATGGCTCGCTGCGCGAGGATGGCTCGACCCCCGCCGATTACGCCTATAATTCCGGCATCACCGCCGAGGTGGTGCGGATGGCCCATGCCTGCGGCGTCTCGGTCGAGGGGGAACTGGGCGTGCTGGGCAGCCTGGAAACCGGCATGGGCGATCAGGAGGACGGCCATGGTGCCACCGAAAAGCTGGAAGAGGACCAGCTTCTCACCGATCCCGCCGAGGCAGAGCGTTTCGTGACCGATACCGGGGTCGATGCCTTGGCAGTGGCGATGGGCACCAGCCACGGTGCCTACAAGTTCACCCGCCAGCCCGATGGCGATATCCTCGCCATGCATGTGATCGAAGAGATCCATCGCCGCTTGCCGAACACGCATCTGGTCATGCATGGCTCATCCTCGGTCCCCGAGGATTTACAGCGCATCATCAATGATCATGGCGGCGATATCCGCCCGACATGGGGCGTCCCGGTCGAGGAAATCCAGCGCGGCATCAGGTCTGGCGTGCGCAAGGTGAATATCGACACCGATAACCGGCTGGCCATGACCGCCGCGATCCGCAAGACCTTGGCGACGGATCCCTCGGAATTCGACCCGCGCAAATATCTCAAACCGGCGATGGCGATGATGGCAGAGGTCTGCAAGGCCCGGTTCGAGGCCTTTGGCACAGCCGGTCACGCGTCACGCATCCGCCCCCTGCCTCTGGCGGCAATGGCGCGGCGGTATTGA
- a CDS encoding class 1 fructose-bisphosphatase, giving the protein MMLKLPDDGPARGRPLEEVLPDDGPGAIAKAIFRALPPLAARLAAGRLHGDPDAIVGTNDSGDRQKALDVAAHDHMIAALRAAGVRQVLSEEAEDVALLNPDGAYDVAMDPIDGSGSIGIGAPLGMLFSILPAAPEGFLRPGRAAVAAGYASFGHSVDIGFSLGHGVSIATFDAEISGFRIARESVTLKPSAPVLAYNASNERNWPEGLQTWLRDVRAGKDGPLRRDFNMRWLAAAVGELHRILLQGGAFLYPADRRPGYQDGRLRLIYECTPIAFLIEQAGGTASDGQGPVLDRLPDSHHGLSPLIFGSREEVETILFYLSREPAEKT; this is encoded by the coding sequence ATGATGCTGAAACTGCCCGATGACGGCCCCGCGCGGGGTCGCCCGCTGGAAGAGGTGCTGCCGGACGATGGCCCCGGCGCCATCGCCAAGGCGATCTTTCGCGCCCTGCCGCCGCTTGCAGCGCGCCTCGCGGCGGGCAGGCTGCATGGCGATCCCGATGCCATCGTCGGCACCAATGACAGCGGGGACCGGCAGAAGGCGCTCGATGTCGCCGCCCATGACCACATGATCGCCGCCCTGCGCGCGGCGGGCGTGCGGCAGGTCCTGTCCGAAGAGGCCGAGGATGTCGCGCTGCTGAATCCCGATGGTGCCTATGATGTCGCGATGGACCCCATCGACGGCTCGGGCAGCATCGGCATCGGCGCGCCCCTGGGCATGCTGTTCAGCATCCTGCCCGCCGCGCCCGAAGGCTTCCTGCGCCCCGGACGGGCGGCGGTCGCGGCTGGCTATGCGTCTTTCGGCCATTCCGTCGATATCGGCTTCTCACTGGGCCACGGCGTCAGCATCGCCACTTTCGACGCCGAGATCAGCGGCTTCCGCATCGCGCGAGAAAGCGTGACGCTGAAACCCTCCGCCCCTGTGCTGGCCTATAACGCCTCGAACGAGCGCAACTGGCCCGAGGGATTGCAGACATGGCTGCGCGATGTCCGGGCGGGGAAAGACGGCCCGCTGAGACGCGATTTCAACATGCGCTGGCTGGCCGCCGCCGTCGGCGAATTGCACCGCATCCTGCTGCAGGGTGGCGCCTTCCTCTATCCCGCCGATCGCCGCCCCGGCTATCAGGACGGCAGGCTGCGTCTGATCTATGAATGCACCCCCATCGCCTTCCTGATCGAACAGGCGGGCGGAACTGCCTCGGACGGGCAGGGCCCGGTCCTCGACCGCCTCCCCGACAGTCATCACGGCCTGAGCCCGCTGATCTTCGGCAGCCGCGAAGAGGTCGAAACCATCCTCTTCTATCTCTCACGCGAACCCGCGGAAAAAACCTGA
- a CDS encoding RpiB/LacA/LacB family sugar-phosphate isomerase produces the protein MKLAIAGDSAGEGLAKILADHLKDKHEVAEISRTDAGPDTFYANLSDRVASEVLAGTYDRAILVCGTGIGVCISANKVPGIRAALTHDSYSATRAALSNNAQIITMGARVIGTELAKSIADAWLAETMNFDANGRSAGNVDAIDQVDAKYNKA, from the coding sequence ATGAAACTGGCAATCGCAGGCGACAGCGCGGGCGAAGGGCTGGCCAAGATCCTGGCCGATCATTTGAAGGACAAGCACGAGGTAGCCGAGATTTCACGCACCGATGCGGGGCCGGACACCTTCTATGCCAATCTTTCGGACCGCGTGGCGAGCGAGGTTCTGGCCGGCACCTATGACCGCGCCATCCTGGTCTGCGGCACTGGCATCGGCGTCTGCATCTCGGCCAACAAGGTGCCGGGCATCCGTGCCGCGCTGACCCATGACAGCTATTCCGCTACCCGCGCGGCGCTGTCGAACAATGCGCAGATCATCACCATGGGCGCGCGGGTCATCGGGACCGAGCTGGCCAAGAGCATCGCCGATGCATGGCTGGCCGAGACGATGAATTTCGACGCGAATGGCCGCTCTGCCGGCAATGTCGACGCCATCGATCAGGTCGATGCGAAATATAACAAGGCCTGA
- a CDS encoding triose-phosphate isomerase, which yields MTKFWIGTSWKMNKTLAEARSFAAALAAADGSRDPRIQRFVIPPFTAIREVKAMLADTSVKVGAQNMHWADEGAWTGEVSPPMLTDCGLDIVELGHSERRKHFGETDETVGLKTEAAIRHGLIPLICIGETMDEREAGRAQEVLETQVRGALGKLSGDQKTAEILLAYEPVWAIGENGIPATSDYADARQAEIIAVAQDMLGRRIPCLYGGSVNPGNCEELITCPHIDGLFIGRSAWKVEGYLDILARCAAKL from the coding sequence ATGACGAAATTCTGGATCGGCACCAGCTGGAAGATGAACAAGACGCTGGCCGAGGCGCGCAGCTTTGCCGCCGCACTGGCCGCGGCGGATGGCAGCCGCGACCCCCGCATCCAGCGCTTTGTCATCCCGCCCTTCACCGCTATCCGCGAGGTCAAGGCGATGCTGGCGGATACCAGCGTCAAGGTCGGTGCGCAGAACATGCATTGGGCGGATGAGGGCGCATGGACGGGCGAGGTCTCGCCCCCGATGCTGACCGATTGCGGCCTCGATATCGTCGAGCTGGGCCATTCCGAGCGCCGCAAACATTTCGGCGAAACCGACGAGACCGTCGGCCTGAAAACCGAGGCCGCCATCCGCCACGGCCTGATCCCGCTGATCTGCATTGGCGAGACCATGGACGAACGCGAAGCGGGCAGGGCGCAAGAGGTGCTGGAAACGCAGGTCCGGGGCGCGCTCGGGAAACTCTCCGGGGACCAGAAAACTGCCGAGATCCTGCTGGCCTATGAACCTGTCTGGGCCATCGGGGAAAACGGCATCCCGGCGACATCGGACTATGCCGATGCAAGGCAGGCCGAGATCATCGCCGTGGCGCAGGATATGCTGGGGCGGCGCATCCCCTGCCTCTATGGCGGCTCGGTCAATCCGGGGAACTGCGAGGAACTGATCACCTGCCCGCATATCGACGGGCTGTTCATCGGGCGCTCGGCGTGGAAGGTCGAAGGTTATCTCGACATCCTCGCCCGTTGCGCCGCCAAATTGTGA
- a CDS encoding DeoR/GlpR family DNA-binding transcription regulator translates to MKRDERRQAIMDLVIEARAVDLDDLAGRFTVSKMTIHRDLDDLEQAGLLRKVRGGATIETGTQFESDFRIRELQDSDAKTRMARAALDLVEPGMTVMINDGSMAALLGACLPDKAPLTVITNNAAVIERLKDTPRVTLIALGGVFSAKFNGFFGVVTEAALSRLRADLAFISTPALAGLQAFHMDDAVMRAKRAMISAAERSVLLVNHHRFGRSALHVLADLAEFSAIITDADPASQDRAAIDRAGIRLTIAKD, encoded by the coding sequence GTGAAACGGGATGAACGCAGGCAGGCGATCATGGATCTTGTGATCGAGGCTCGGGCGGTGGATTTGGACGATCTGGCTGGGCGTTTCACGGTTTCGAAAATGACCATCCACCGTGATCTTGACGATCTGGAACAGGCCGGGCTGCTGCGGAAGGTGCGCGGCGGCGCGACCATCGAGACGGGGACCCAGTTTGAAAGCGATTTCCGCATCCGCGAATTGCAGGATTCCGACGCCAAGACCCGGATGGCACGGGCGGCGCTTGATCTGGTCGAGCCGGGCATGACCGTGATGATCAATGACGGCTCCATGGCGGCCCTCCTGGGGGCTTGCCTGCCCGACAAAGCCCCGCTGACGGTCATCACCAACAACGCCGCCGTGATCGAGCGGCTCAAGGATACGCCGCGCGTGACCTTGATCGCGCTTGGCGGCGTGTTCAGCGCCAAGTTCAACGGCTTCTTCGGCGTCGTGACAGAGGCGGCGCTGTCCCGTCTGCGTGCCGATTTGGCCTTCATCTCGACCCCGGCGCTCGCGGGGCTGCAGGCCTTCCACATGGATGATGCCGTGATGCGGGCCAAACGCGCCATGATATCCGCCGCCGAACGCAGCGTGCTGCTGGTCAATCATCACCGCTTCGGTCGCTCGGCCCTGCATGTGCTCGCCGATCTGGCGGAATTTTCCGCGATCATCACCGATGCCGACCCCGCCTCACAGGATCGCGCCGCGATCGACCGGGCAGGAATCAGGCTGACCATTGCCAAGGACTGA
- a CDS encoding efflux RND transporter permease subunit, protein MSLPNLSLRRPVLVTVLNLLIVLIGAVAMTRLPVRELPQVEAAQVTVRVNYTGAAPDVVDSQVATVIEGALAGVSGVTSMSTESERGSMRTVLEFNPSRDIDSATNDVRNAVERVVNNLPDEADRPRIDKNDSEGDPVLRLSLSSPNMTSLELSDYADRYIKDRLARLPNVANTVIYGERAPSMRIWLDQARMAAHGITTSDIISALQANNVELPAGEIETGARQLQVLAQTRFTSPDAFRQMVVRDDGVRPLRLGDVAKIDQGAQQTESNFRTNGVTALGMGVQPQAQANTVAISNAVRAELERIRPTLPDGMELGITSDEAVFIESSIKQVVKVFTEAVLLVTAVIFLFLGSARLSLVPVVTIPISAFGAGLAMMLLGFSINILTLFALILAIGLVVDDAIVVLENIQRHRAMGASRAEAARRGAGQVSFAVIATTAVLIAVFLPISFMEGQIGQLFAEFGIVLAVAVAVSGFVALTISPVLASKVMPREDRPGLLTRGVDRFIHWLERGYGALLGRMIARPIPILAICAFAVASAFAIYQNLPRQLTPDEDRGQFRIYVSAPQGSNLAYTDAATRRIEAMLEPMREDGIVDNVTAIVGTWGELRRAIMFVTLSPWDQRTRSVEDVISELRPQLEQVTEVATFLRPSGGLGIGGAQGSVRWMLGAPDIERGVDWADQLASSLEDYPGLAAVEVNYSANQPGATLSIDRARAQDLGLASDTIAQTLQVLFASRSVGEYSTDGRQYPVVLQAAPEDRDSVEDMLSVLLRNDRGDLIPLSAFASIRTGATAPEINRYDRLISVEMEADLSEGTDLATAMEAVRDAVGELPVGATLAWQGQAADYLESSGGLAMVFAMALAIVFLVLAAQFESFRSPLTIMLTVPLGLGGAAVTLLITGASVNIFSQVGMILLIGIMAKNGILIVEFANQLRAEGRSISDAAREGAVTRLRPVMMTTIATVLGAVPLALASGAGAESRRAIGAVIVGGLSLAFILTLLLTPVIYVLIENLRRSPGEQAEGEGKPTSLPAE, encoded by the coding sequence ATGAGCCTGCCCAACCTGTCATTGCGTCGCCCGGTCCTGGTCACGGTGTTGAACCTGTTGATCGTGCTGATCGGTGCAGTGGCGATGACGCGACTGCCCGTGCGGGAACTTCCGCAGGTCGAGGCTGCGCAGGTGACTGTGCGGGTGAATTACACCGGAGCGGCCCCGGATGTCGTGGACAGCCAGGTCGCGACGGTGATCGAAGGCGCGCTGGCCGGAGTGTCCGGGGTCACCTCGATGTCGACCGAATCCGAGCGTGGGAGCATGCGCACGGTGTTGGAATTCAATCCTTCGCGCGACATCGATTCCGCTACCAATGACGTTCGGAACGCGGTGGAACGGGTGGTCAACAATTTGCCTGACGAGGCAGACCGACCCCGGATCGACAAGAATGACAGCGAGGGTGACCCGGTCCTGCGGCTCAGCCTTTCCAGCCCGAACATGACCTCGCTTGAACTGTCGGATTATGCCGATCGCTATATCAAGGACCGTCTGGCGCGGCTGCCGAACGTGGCCAATACCGTGATATATGGCGAGCGCGCGCCCTCCATGCGGATCTGGCTGGACCAGGCGCGCATGGCGGCGCATGGGATCACGACTTCGGACATCATATCCGCCCTGCAGGCCAACAATGTCGAATTGCCCGCCGGAGAGATCGAAACCGGCGCTCGTCAGTTGCAGGTGCTTGCGCAAACGCGCTTCACCTCGCCCGACGCGTTCCGGCAGATGGTCGTCCGCGATGACGGCGTCAGGCCCCTGCGCTTGGGCGATGTCGCGAAAATCGATCAGGGGGCGCAGCAGACCGAGTCGAATTTCCGCACGAACGGGGTGACCGCCCTTGGCATGGGGGTTCAGCCTCAGGCGCAGGCCAACACGGTCGCCATCTCGAACGCCGTCCGGGCCGAGCTGGAGCGTATCCGCCCGACCTTGCCCGACGGAATGGAGCTTGGAATCACCTCCGACGAGGCGGTGTTCATCGAAAGCTCGATCAAGCAGGTGGTCAAGGTGTTCACCGAGGCGGTGCTGCTGGTCACGGCGGTGATCTTCCTGTTCCTGGGATCGGCGCGGCTGTCACTGGTGCCGGTCGTGACGATCCCGATTTCCGCCTTCGGGGCCGGGCTTGCGATGATGCTGCTGGGCTTTTCGATCAACATCCTGACGCTCTTTGCGCTGATCTTGGCCATCGGGCTGGTGGTGGATGACGCCATCGTCGTGCTGGAAAACATCCAGCGCCACCGCGCGATGGGCGCAAGCCGGGCCGAGGCCGCCCGGCGCGGTGCGGGGCAGGTCAGTTTCGCGGTCATCGCGACCACCGCCGTCCTGATCGCGGTTTTCCTGCCGATCAGCTTCATGGAAGGCCAGATCGGCCAGCTATTCGCGGAATTCGGCATCGTTCTGGCCGTTGCCGTGGCCGTGTCGGGCTTCGTCGCATTGACGATTTCCCCGGTGCTGGCATCCAAGGTGATGCCGCGCGAAGATCGTCCGGGCCTGCTGACTCGCGGCGTCGACCGGTTCATTCACTGGCTGGAACGAGGCTACGGCGCGTTGCTTGGCCGGATGATTGCCCGACCCATCCCGATCCTCGCCATCTGCGCCTTCGCCGTCGCCTCTGCCTTCGCGATCTATCAGAACCTGCCACGGCAACTGACCCCGGACGAGGATCGCGGCCAGTTCCGCATCTATGTCTCGGCGCCGCAGGGTTCGAACCTCGCCTATACCGACGCCGCCACAAGACGGATCGAGGCGATGCTGGAGCCGATGCGAGAGGATGGCATCGTCGACAATGTGACCGCCATCGTCGGCACCTGGGGAGAGCTGCGCCGGGCGATCATGTTCGTCACGCTCAGCCCATGGGATCAGCGTACGCGCAGCGTCGAGGACGTGATCTCGGAACTGCGGCCCCAGCTTGAACAGGTCACCGAAGTGGCCACATTCCTCCGGCCATCCGGAGGGCTGGGCATTGGCGGTGCGCAGGGAAGTGTCCGCTGGATGCTGGGTGCCCCCGATATCGAGCGTGGCGTGGATTGGGCCGACCAGTTGGCGAGTTCGCTGGAGGATTATCCGGGACTGGCCGCGGTCGAGGTCAATTATTCGGCCAACCAGCCGGGCGCGACCCTGTCGATAGATCGGGCCCGTGCGCAGGACCTGGGGCTTGCATCCGATACGATCGCCCAGACCCTGCAGGTTCTGTTCGCCTCGCGCAGCGTCGGTGAATACAGCACGGATGGCCGTCAATATCCCGTCGTCCTTCAGGCTGCCCCGGAGGATCGCGATTCCGTCGAGGACATGTTGTCGGTGCTGTTGCGCAATGACCGGGGGGACCTGATCCCGCTCTCGGCCTTCGCGTCGATCCGGACCGGCGCAACCGCCCCCGAGATCAATCGCTATGACCGGCTCATCTCGGTCGAGATGGAGGCCGATCTGAGCGAAGGGACCGATCTCGCGACCGCGATGGAGGCGGTGCGGGACGCGGTCGGGGAATTGCCGGTCGGGGCGACATTGGCATGGCAGGGACAGGCGGCGGATTACCTGGAATCCTCGGGTGGGCTTGCCATGGTCTTCGCGATGGCGCTGGCGATCGTCTTCCTTGTGCTTGCCGCGCAATTCGAAAGCTTCCGGTCGCCCCTGACGATCATGCTGACCGTGCCTCTCGGGCTGGGTGGCGCGGCGGTTACGCTTCTGATCACTGGCGCGTCGGTAAATATCTTTTCGCAGGTGGGGATGATCCTGCTCATCGGGATCATGGCCAAGAACGGCATCCTGATCGTCGAATTCGCAAATCAGTTGCGGGCCGAAGGCCGCTCGATCTCCGATGCCGCCCGCGAAGGCGCAGTCACCCGGCTGCGTCCGGTCATGATGACGACTATTGCCACCGTTCTGGGCGCAGTGCCGTTGGCCCTGGCTTCGGGTGCGGGCGCCGAAAGCCGCCGGGCCATCGGCGCGGTGATCGTGGGCGGCCTCAGCCTGGCCTTCATTCTGACCCTGCTTCTGACCCCGGTCATCTATGTGTTGATCGAGAACCTGCGCCGCAGCCCTGGCGAGCAAGCCGAGGGCGAGGGAAAGCCGACCTCTCTGCCGGCCGAATAG
- a CDS encoding efflux RND transporter periplasmic adaptor subunit, whose amino-acid sequence MRALKAVLGLLVVLAAAAGGLYVTDRLLASPDATGPSGGRSAAPLAVETIPVETLAFSETVRAVGTARARKAVDLVAEASGRITRIAFHPGAEVAKGDILLELDDRAEQADLKAAEATLTEAQAAFARQEQLNRTGNASDAAYQTAKGALLRAEAELDRAAALLDDRHIRAPFAGVVGLTDLVEGQMVDASTAIATLDDLSVIEVDFSISETLLSRLETGQQVKLTSAAWPDRIFEGEISRIDTRVDAATRSIALRAEIPNDDRALTGGMFLQVELVLDERRQLAIPEQVLSVDGDRNLVLLARDGVAEQAEIEIGQQSNGMVEVVSGLAADARIIVTNLHRVSPGMEVEATARDRHAQSPLPAGDEG is encoded by the coding sequence ATGCGAGCCCTCAAGGCTGTCCTTGGATTATTGGTCGTCCTTGCCGCGGCGGCGGGTGGGCTATACGTGACCGATCGGCTGCTGGCTTCGCCCGATGCGACCGGACCGTCCGGCGGCAGGTCGGCTGCGCCGCTTGCCGTGGAAACCATCCCGGTCGAGACTCTGGCCTTCTCGGAGACAGTCAGGGCTGTGGGCACAGCGCGCGCGCGCAAGGCTGTCGATCTGGTGGCAGAAGCCAGCGGCCGCATCACCCGCATCGCATTTCACCCCGGCGCCGAGGTCGCGAAAGGGGATATTCTGCTGGAACTGGACGACAGGGCCGAACAGGCTGATCTCAAGGCCGCAGAAGCGACATTGACCGAAGCTCAGGCCGCATTCGCGCGCCAGGAGCAATTGAACAGGACAGGTAATGCCTCGGATGCTGCATATCAGACCGCCAAGGGGGCGCTCTTGCGGGCCGAGGCAGAGCTTGATCGCGCGGCCGCACTGCTGGATGATCGGCATATCCGTGCACCATTCGCGGGCGTGGTCGGGCTGACCGATCTGGTCGAGGGACAGATGGTGGATGCATCGACCGCGATTGCCACCCTGGACGATCTGTCCGTGATCGAGGTCGATTTCAGCATATCGGAAACCCTGCTGTCGCGGCTGGAAACGGGGCAGCAGGTCAAGCTGACCTCGGCGGCATGGCCCGACCGGATCTTCGAGGGCGAGATCAGCCGGATCGATACACGCGTGGATGCGGCAACCCGGTCCATCGCATTGCGCGCCGAGATTCCCAATGATGATCGCGCCTTGACCGGGGGAATGTTCCTGCAGGTGGAACTGGTGCTGGACGAACGCCGGCAACTCGCGATTCCCGAACAGGTGCTTAGCGTCGATGGTGATCGGAACCTGGTGCTGCTGGCCAGGGACGGTGTTGCGGAACAAGCCGAGATCGAGATTGGCCAGCAATCGAACGGAATGGTCGAGGTGGTCTCGGGACTGGCAGCGGATGCCCGGATCATCGTGACGAACCTGCATCGCGTCTCGCCGGGAATGGAGGTCGAGGCAACAGCCCGCGACCGCCATGCCCAGAGCCCGCTACCCGCCGGTGACGAGGGATGA
- a CDS encoding 2-dehydro-3-deoxygalactonokinase yields MSAANWIAAEYDGKRLRIWSMQGAEISARQELPCGSRSALIETLRDRSDLPVLLADLTGEFSAGGAAAPAPANLQVTRDNGSALQIWVAQGVTQTTPNAALRGQTAAIAGLLAAEPQFDGVICLPGRQSHWARISAGEICHFQGYLTGELLEQLSGTTGLTDATTDPDAFIAALEDALSRPHRAYGRLLALRGAAGAGMSQLAGLLIGCELADAKPYWLGEMVAVTGHAPLADLYSVALQRQGVSVQRPEPDAALLAGLHGAWKTLAEVPPKGRLH; encoded by the coding sequence ATGAGCGCCGCGAACTGGATTGCCGCCGAATATGACGGTAAACGCCTGCGTATCTGGTCCATGCAAGGGGCCGAGATATCCGCGCGGCAAGAGCTTCCATGCGGTTCGCGATCCGCGCTGATCGAAACCTTGCGGGATCGATCCGATCTTCCGGTGCTCCTAGCCGATCTGACCGGCGAATTTTCTGCCGGTGGGGCTGCCGCCCCCGCTCCGGCAAATCTTCAGGTGACGCGGGATAATGGCAGCGCCCTGCAGATTTGGGTGGCGCAGGGAGTCACTCAGACAACCCCAAATGCTGCGCTGCGCGGTCAGACGGCGGCAATCGCCGGGCTTCTCGCGGCAGAGCCGCAATTCGACGGGGTGATCTGTCTCCCGGGTCGTCAGAGCCACTGGGCGCGGATTTCGGCGGGCGAGATTTGCCATTTCCAAGGGTATCTGACGGGTGAATTGCTGGAACAGCTTTCCGGCACCACGGGCTTGACAGACGCAACCACCGATCCCGATGCGTTCATCGCGGCGCTGGAGGATGCGCTCAGCCGTCCGCATCGCGCCTATGGCCGGTTGCTTGCCCTGCGCGGCGCAGCGGGGGCAGGGATGTCGCAGCTTGCCGGTCTGCTGATCGGCTGCGAACTGGCAGACGCAAAGCCCTACTGGCTCGGCGAGATGGTCGCGGTGACCGGTCACGCGCCACTCGCCGATCTCTATTCTGTCGCGCTGCAGCGTCAGGGTGTTTCCGTCCAGCGTCCGGAGCCCGATGCGGCCTTGCTGGCCGGGCTGCATGGGGCATGGAAGACGCTGGCGGAGGTTCCTCCCAAGGGCAGACTGCACTGA
- a CDS encoding DUF2218 domain-containing protein, with protein MRQTAEFPTARGPQLLATMSKHFANKIGVDMQDDRSRFHFEMGEAEIETTAEGLRLTAEAPEEGGMDLLRNVLESHLLRFAHREDPQPLDWSSATG; from the coding sequence ATGCGTCAGACTGCAGAATTTCCGACGGCCCGCGGCCCGCAATTGCTGGCCACCATGTCCAAGCATTTCGCCAACAAGATCGGCGTTGACATGCAGGATGACCGCTCGCGCTTCCATTTCGAGATGGGCGAGGCAGAGATCGAGACGACAGCCGAGGGCTTGCGCCTGACCGCCGAAGCCCCGGAAGAGGGAGGCATGGACCTGCTTCGCAACGTGCTGGAAAGCCATCTATTGCGCTTTGCACATCGCGAGGACCCGCAACCGCTCGACTGGAGCAGCGCCACCGGTTGA
- the dtd gene encoding D-aminoacyl-tRNA deacylase produces MRALVQRVGEASVEVEGRVIGQIGPGLVVLVCAMRGDDESAAEKLAARITKLRIFRDDQGRMNRSLADVSGGALVVSQFTLAADTSSGNRPGFSTAAPPEDGERLYLHFAESLRDLGISVETGSFGADMKVRLLNDGPVTIWLDTADRA; encoded by the coding sequence ATGAGGGCGCTGGTTCAGCGGGTTGGCGAGGCGTCGGTCGAGGTCGAGGGGCGGGTCATCGGTCAGATCGGGCCGGGGCTTGTGGTGCTGGTCTGCGCGATGCGGGGCGATGACGAAAGCGCCGCCGAGAAGCTTGCCGCCCGCATCACCAAACTGCGCATCTTCCGGGACGATCAGGGACGGATGAACCGCTCGCTTGCGGATGTCTCGGGCGGGGCGCTGGTGGTCAGCCAGTTCACGCTGGCCGCCGATACAAGTAGCGGAAATCGCCCGGGTTTTTCTACGGCAGCACCGCCTGAGGACGGAGAGCGCCTGTATCTGCATTTCGCCGAGAGCCTGCGCGATCTGGGCATATCCGTCGAGACGGGCAGCTTCGGCGCGGACATGAAGGTTCGCCTGCTGAATGACGGGCCGGTGACGATCTGGCTGGACACGGCGGACCGGGCCTGA